The Tamandua tetradactyla isolate mTamTet1 chromosome 6, mTamTet1.pri, whole genome shotgun sequence genome contains the following window.
CCCCAAAATAAGAAAGTCAGTTAGTCCTTCTGAAGATAACAGGAGAAAAGGGCTATTTTGATAGCAGCTTGCAGTGGCCAGATCCTGGCCCCTGAGTACACGTGAGGTTGGCCAACCACCTTATCTAAGGAACTTTCTACTGGGACTCCCTGTGCCCTTGTCTATTGCCCCACCCACTCTGGCTCTGCTTAGAAGCAAGCTCTGCTCCTAATTAACAGCCTGCTAGTTCATTGTTTATAGACCTATATGCTAGTATCTTCCTGGGCATTTTTTGTAATGAAAGGAGCCTGTAAACTGTCACTGGGCCGGCATGTGCCCACTCCTCTCctttgtgtgtttatgtgtttgtGAGTGTATCGATTTGGGATCAGAAAGTCAGTGTTTGCTTAGAGCCATGAGCCTTAAGTTgagagaccatctttttctttacCACTCAGATGGCTGGAGAGCAAATAGATGTGTAATACAGCCTAGTTAGGGatcttctcctgacttctggaGGGCGGCGAGTTTTGGGGTGAGGGGAGGCCATCAGTCAAGTCATCAGGGAGGGCTAAAGGAAAGAACTTTGTGACTTAGGAAGGGCTCACTATATGACAGTCTCTGAAATAACCTCATACTTCTAATTTCCCTTGCAGTTGGAGACCCCCTCCCCATTAAGTGCCTCTTTGCATAGCACCGGCCCCCGCCCCCACGCTCACTGGTACCACTACAGCGGGACGGGCCATGGCGGGTCGGGGAGGTGCAGCACGACCCAACGGACCAGCTGCTGGGAACAAGATCTGCCAGTTTAAGCTGGTCCTGCTGGGGGAGTCTGCAGTAGGCAAATCCAGCCTTGTCCTTCGCTTCGTCAAGGGGCAATTCCACGAATACCAGGAGAGCACAATTGGAGGTAAGTGGGCACAGGGGAGTAGGGATGACCTCAGAGAGGCCAAAGAAATGCTTTGGTATTGAGGAGACTAACTACATCCAGGACAGCCATACCTCAGCCTCATCTTGGCCCTAGAATCAAATTCAACAGCTGGTCTCCATATAAGAACATCCCAAGAAGCTTTGCTAGTAAAAAGGAGCTGGAATTCAAGACCTGGCTTTCATCCTGGCCTCTTTATTATTTGTGTGGTTTCAGCCAAGATCTTCCCTTTGGCCCAGCCTCTCGGAAAGGAGAGGCTGAGTATGGATCCCTGAGAGTCCTTCCTATTGTAACAGACAGTACATCTGCCctggcccctccctccttccagaaTGGGGAAATGGGATGATGAGTAGTGACTGGGAGAGTTGGTTGGCAGTTTTGAAGCTGACCTTTCTTGAGCTCAGTGCAAGTCATTGATTTCCCAGTGCTCAGCATTTAGGATGTGAGACTCAGCCTCCTACCTCAGTGGCTGGTCAGACCTTGAGGGGCCAAGGCTGTCCTTGGGCTCATGTCATTCTTTCTTAACCCTCTTGGTTGGTAGGAGGCTTCCAGTAGCTAGAAACAAAATGGGCTTTGTCAGCAGTCTCCCTGCTGCCTCCTCAGCACTCAGGTCAGGAGCTGAGAGTGGGGAGTGAGGAAGTGCCCCAGATCCCTCAGTGGACTGGGGGAGGGGAACCAAGGAAAGCAGGCTTTCCACTTAGAGCTGTCAGGATCCTCTGCTGGATCCAGGGAGAGGAGACTCCCACAGGTCTGTTCCAGCTCTGGAACTTCTTTGAAGCATAGACACAAGCGTCCCATGTTCCCCTGCCTCCTCAGATAAAACAGAAGGTCACTCTGTTCCATGAAGGTCAAACCACAGAGTGGCCACACAGGTCTGTATCTGGGTCAGAGCCGGGGGTGGCTAGTCAAAGTGCCTGCAGGTGGCAGGGGCAGGTGGGAAGCCAGCCACCAGCTTCACCCTGGCAGTGGCACAGTGTGTACTTCTAGGCTTCCCCAGCATAGTTAAGCTTGTGAGCGTGTCCTCTGGAAAGTAAAGGTCAGCAACACCCCTGAACTGGAGTATCCTGAGGGACCAGAGAAGTTTCCAGTTGGACTGTTTTTTCTGAggggaggcaggaaggaggaaaagaagagtggATGTATTGACCCTGCAGTGCTTAGGGCCAGGTTACCCCATggcttttcctctcctgccccttGCTGCATTCTTCAGAGAGTGGTCCTGAAAGGAATCAAGTACATTTGGCTTCTCTTCTCTTCATGCCCTTGCCCAGGGTGGATCTGCAAAGCTTGTGCACTTCCCATCTGCCCAGGACACATCCTTAAAAATGTGAATTCCACCTGCTTTGGCTCCTGGGCCAGGGGCTTTTCTGCGCCCATCTGAGCAGCAGACTTTTAAATGCCAGAGCCTAGTTACAACAGTGAGAGTATGTGGCAGTGGCTTCTCTAACTCATTCTTGCCCAATAGCATCACCTTCTCTCTTACAGCGGCCTTCCTCACACAGACTGTCTGCTTAGATGACACAACAGTCAAGTTTGAAATCTGGGACACAGCTGGACAGGAGCGGTATCACAGCCTGGCCCCCATGTACTATCGGGGGGCCCAGGCTGCCATCGTGGTCTATGACATCACCAACACAGTAAAGATctgcctttcttctcttccttgccCTTCATGTTCTCAGAGCCCCAGGAATTGGATTATAGAGGCTCCCTTTTCAGGCCCCTCGGCCCTCTCTATTCCTGGGTGGGATGTGGGCGGGTCTACTGTTTGGGAGTGTTAGACTCCCATCAGAATTTTTCGGTGGTAATGCCTTAGACACTTGGGCCATGCCAGCTGAAGCTTCTCTGGTGAGCAGCCCTGGCAAAATGCCGCCCTGTCCCCCTGACTTCTTGGCTCTGTCTCCTCAGGATACATTTGCACGGGCCAAGAATTGGGTGAAGGAGTTACAGAGGCAGGCCAGCCCCAACATCGTCATTGCGCTCGCGGGTAACAAGGCAGACCTGGCCAGCAAGAGAGCCGTGGAATTCCAGGTGGGAGGATGGACAGGATTTGTGGGGAAGGAGCAAGCAAGCCCCCTCCACTTGGGTTTCCCTAGGCTCCTCAGGGGGGCTTttggcagggagcagggagctTCAATCTGTTTCTCTTGTGACTCAAGCTTGGGCTTAAAGATAAATTGTCACCTGTCTCTCCTGGTTCTTTGTCTTTGGCAGTGGAGTCTATGTGTAACAGAagctttgcttatttttctcttataaacTGTCCTTTTAACTAAATTTATTGAAAAAGTAATACTTTGTTCCTGTAATACATATTAAACTGTACAAGAAGGTAAATAGAATGAAATCTGAGTCTCCTCCAACAAGAAACTCAGCCTCCCTTTCCCCCAGTTCccacaatttctttctttccagaaatACTCACATGTGTGAATTCTTTTCAAGGATGGGAGTGTGCTATACATACTGTATaattatcataatttatttttcacctGTCCTGTACGGATGGACTTCTAGGTGttttataatagcaaaagatTGGAAACGGTGTTGTAGTCAATACCACATCCCTATGCTTTTGTCTAAATGCACAAGTGTATTTGTCTTGAAGTATTTCCTAGCCTTCTAATTTTGAAGAGCGAGAAGACAGAATGGACCTAAAGAAACCTGCTGATGTTCCTGAGCTCCCAGGACTGTAGGGGGAGTGGAGCAATGGGGGTGTGGTGCAGATGACCTGGGAGAACCCAGAGGTGGAGAGCCTTAAGCTGGAAAGCCCCTGCATTTGTCCAGCCAGTCTCTACTGTGATCAGGAAAGATTTCTATTTTGGGCCCCAGCCTCTGCCAGCTGCCAACATTTCCCTCCCACCCTCTTTCTCACCTGCATCCAAACCAGGAAGCACAAGCCTATGCAGATGACAACAGTTTGCTGTTCATGGAGACATCAGCAAAGACCGCAATGAATGTGAATGAAATTTTCATGGCAATAGGTAGGTTGCCTCTTGTGTCTTCCCCATCATGCACCACCACATGTCCATCGTTTGCCTGCTGTTCCATAGAAGGTCTGCGGGGGGGTTCCTTAACCAACTGGTCTTTTACCATTCTAATACTCCGGTaaaagtttctctttcatctcacTCCCACATGTAGGTCATTCACCCCAGAAGTTCCTATTGCCTGGAACAATGTCCAACATTTCATTCCCTGACTCTTTAGCTCGCTGCCCATTTCAGAAACTGCTATCACTATGCCCCCACTCACTTCTTAGGATTTTTTAGTTCATCAGCTTTGCGGGGTTCATATCCTGACTCTACCACTTAATTAATTCTgtagccttgggcaagttatttcatctctctctgcctcagttcccTGAAACACTCATAAAACTGACACATGGAAGCCTTCAATAAGTTATCACTGATAAGGGAGTTAAGGGCCAGAATTCTACTCAGGTGGAACTGGAAGAGGGTATTGGGGTACCCTTCCTTCTCAAATGCATTCTTCTCCTATCCTAAACAGCTAAGAAGCTCCCCAAGAACGAGCCCCAGAATACAGCTGGTGCTCCAGGCCGGAACCGAGGTGTGGACCTCCAAGAGAACAACCCAGCCAGCCGGAGCCAGTGCTGCAGCAACTGAGCCCCCCTTGCCTGTCCACTGCCCCCACCTCCTCCGCCTGAATGACCCGACTGGAATCCACTCTAACCAATCGCATTTAACGACTCGGGCAccactggggtggggggcagggggagggctcTACCATGATTTCTCCATATACTTTTGATCATAGGCCAGAGTGAGTTATTCCACCCGCACCTTTCTGTACAATACTAATTCAATTTTAAGTCTTAAGTcacttttttaatatataagatCTGCTCTTcccatttcttcccctttttaCTGCTCTCCCATTTTTCCTCTGCTGGTAGTAGCTCTCTGCTCCCGTTCCCCCCACCCATGTACCTGAGGGCAGGGGGTGGAGCAGTTaccctccctttccttcttcaaGAGCATCCCCATCCTTACCTTGGGCTTGGTTTGGCATGGTGGGGAAGGCCACAGGGgtgagggaagggagaggaagctCTTCCCTCAGCTGGCTGACCTCAGGCTGCAGCCTACCCTTCTTCAGAGCAGGGAGAGGCACCATATTACCACAGTGAATTTTCACATGAATTATCGAAACAGCCACGAACCAtcacccccatcccaccctccTTGGTCACCCTGATCTCTGGCTTTGAAGCCCTCTTCTGACCAAATCACGATGATGAGTATTCAGGGGTGGGTGGGTAAGGGGGGGAGTGGGAGGGGATGGAACcaactttttctgtattttgtattGTATGTTTTCTTCAACATGTAACCAATCAGTATCTTGTCAATATAGTCAGCCGATCGATCGACCTTGCACTTGTCTTCCTTGTCTTTCTCTGGCAGAGTTTATCAGACCGTGCCCTCTGGAATTTTCTTGAAGTGAATTTAAAATGAACCACTGAATCTTATCAAACAAAAGTGTGTTTTTTCCCTAATATGAGGGGATATTGGTGATCATGGTAACCAAGAGAAAGAGGCCCTTACTGTTACCAGCTCCAATGGGGCGGGGAGGGGTAAGACTGACATGGGGCTGAGTCTCACCAAGTTCAAAGTTCATGGTCCTGCAATTGCTTTTCCCTCCTGATTACACCTGGATGACATGTACTGTGTATTTGAAGATTTTGGTCTCTGAAACACCAGAAGCAACCGCTTGGGGGGGGGTGCTCTATAAGGGACTATGTCTTACCCTCATccctgaagaggaaggaacatcGATAGTCTTTAGAATCCTGGACTAATCTTTAGGCCAATGCTGCAGTGGCTAGCTTCGCTCACCATGTCTGTCCTCCACAGCACCCATCCACACCCCAGGCTCAAGCTACACCCTCCCTGGTCTCAGGGACCTCTACTAGCTCTGGAGCCGGGTGGTTCTTGGGCCCTCTGAGCCCTCTGCTGCTCCCTGCTGGAGCTGCTGCTCTCTGCTGTGGAAAGCTGGAGGCTGCTGGTCCAGGCAGTGAACAGTGCTGCCCTCTTCAACTTCTCCCAAGGCCCCAGAGGCTGTGATTCTTGGTGGACCACCACCTTATAAGGTGCCTTTCCTGCCTGCCTGACTGAGCCCTTCACTTGGCATCCCTCGGCTTGTGCCTCTAGTCTCTCTACCCTGCCTTTGACCCCAATCCCCAGAAAAGACCACGGACACTAAGACTACTGTGCAACATGGCTGTTTACTGGCTCAGACTAGGTTAGTATCCTTCTTAGAGCCCTGGTCCCTGAGTCTCGGGGACGATCCAGTTTGGGCTTCAGAAGAAGGCAGTGAAGGGCCCTGGCCTCGGAAACACAGCCGGCCGGAGGGTGTCAGGCAGCAGCTCATGGAGGCTGGATCCACGGCAGACGGCAGACGCAGTTCCCGGTGCACCTTCCGCGCCATTCGGTAGCCCGCCCCGTCCGGGCCGTTGCCCTCCAGTTGTTGATGTCCAGTCACTGTCAGGGATCGGCCGTCCACCCTCACCACCAGTTCTTCAGGGGCGAAGCCGTGGGCGTCCACCTTCAGCTGGAAGCCGTCCTCTGCATGGTCATCTTGCGCAGCTGCCGAGGCGTCCCTGAGCAGCCGCACCGGCAGCGTGACCCCCTGATTTTGTTCAGCGAGGGCCACGCTGGGGCGCCGGGACGCCACCTGGTTCTCGTTGGACTGGCTGCTCCCGCCCCGCTGCATCCGACTGAGCAACTGCTGTCCAGGGGCGCGAGCGCGGAGCTCCAGGCGTGCCTACAGGCGCGGATGCCCCAGAGGGGAGGGgctccggggggctgcgcgtggctCCCCCCCTCTACTCCCCTCAGTTCTGTCCAGCTCGGTGCCCTTCGCTTCCGCACATCTCGGCTCCTCTGCAGCGAGGGTCGCCTTGGCAGAGCTCAGGGTCAGTTGTGCACGTCCTGCCTCTGAGGTTCAGGTGGACCGCCTTGGAGCTCCCGCTCCTGCCCCTTCCTCGGGTCCTCCCCCACTCTGCCAGGGATTCTGGGCGGCCGGGCTGTGACTGAAATGGATCAACAAGATGCTACACACACGGTTACTCTGGCCTGGACCGGCCAGGGGCGTGGACAGGAGAGCAGATTGAGCCGTTGGGCTGGAAGGTGGCACTCTTGGCCTTCTAAGAATAAGGCCTGAAGGGGAGAGGACTGATCTTGCGGAGCGTGACCTTCCCAGGGTCTTCCATTCTCTGCACATCCTGCCTTTTCCTGATGGCTCCAATGGTTTCTCGTGCGGACCAGGGTGTGCGGGTGGCAGACTCCTCCTTCTGCCTCTTTTAGCATCCATTCATGGAGTCTACGGTGCGGGAGACCAAGGGCTGGGCCCTGGGAACACAAAAATGAAGGCAGGGGCCCTGTTCCCCAGTTGCCCTCGGTCTGGAGAGGGAGAGTCCAGCTGTACCTAGACCGTATCCCTGTCTCGGCCTTCTTTATGACCGCAGCCATGCCTCTGGAGCTCTGTATTTTTATAATGAACTCTttttactgaaagaaaacatACATAGAGAAAAGTGTCTAAAAGAGTACCACTGATGAATAAAGGCAAATCACCCCTGCCATGACTACACAGCTCAAGAAATAGAACTGGGGCTCCCCAATTCCCCCAGGCAGGTTCCTGTTTTGTAGCATGCTCCTCCTTGTCCCCAAGAGGACAGTAATCTTGACTATCGCGGAAGCTTCCATGAGGAATTAGAAGTGAAGGAGGGATCAATCTGGGTTACTCACTCGGGCCTAAACTGGCTGTCGAGGACCAAGAGACAGGACAGAAAAGTCTGGAACCTGGTAGCAGAGCGGAGCGGCAATAGCCGACTACAACTCCCATCATGCTCCGGGGCAGTGGCGCCTGCGCACTGAGCGCCGGTTGCCCATGCGGCCCTAGGGCTGGGAGCGCCGCACCGCGCTCCGCTGCGGGGCAGGCCATGGCGGAACCTTCCCAGGCCCCGACCCCGACCCCGGCTGCGCAGCCCCGTCCCCATCaatccccagcccctgccccaactccgactcctgcccccagcccagctTCGACCCCGGCTCCGGCTCCCACTCCGGCACCAGTCCCGGTCCCAGTTGCAACCCCAGCTGGGAGTACAGGGACTGGGGGGCCCGGGGTAGGAAGTGGGGGGACCGGGAGCGGGGGAGATCCGGCTCGACCTGGTCTGAGCCAGCAGCAACGCGCCAGCCAGAGGAAAGCGCAAGTCCGGGGGCTGCCGCGCGCCAAGAAGCTTGAGAAGCTAGGGGTCTTCTCTGCTTGCAaggtgggggcggggcctggggcgAAAGGGGCGGGGCTCGGGGCATCCAGGGCCTCCGATGCGTGTGGATGCAAGGCTCTGGCCGGGGAGTGGTTCCTTGCCCCGGGATGCCGGGTCAATGACTGATAATTCTATCGCCAGGCCAATGAGACCTGCAAATGTAATGGCTGGAAAAACCCCAAGCCCCCCACTGCACCCCGCATGGACCTGCAGCAGCCAGCCGCCAACCTGAGTGAGCTGTGCCGCAGCTGTGAGCACCCCTTGGGTAAGGCCGGCAGCGCCCTTATACCTGGGGACAGAGATGCTGCTGGGTCCTGCTTGGACAGATTAACTCAAGTGCCACAAAGACTCATCTCTGAAAAACCAAAGATGTCTCCTAAAGAGGGATGGGGTTGGGAGTGGGTATACCTCAAAGGAGGAGAAGGGAAATCTGCCAGTCCAGGAGGGGCAAGGGGCCTCCCCAGGGCCGACACAGGTGCAGTCAGTCTCTTTGGAGAGACTAGTTGGAGGGGCTGAAGGTGTATTTTGGCTGGCTATGAAGAGGGCTAGGAAGTCCCTGTTAATCTCTTCTTCCCATTGCTCCCAATTCTCCCACCTGTCCTTTTCGTAGCGGACCATGTGTCCCACCTGGAGAATGTGTCTGAGGATGAGATTAACCGGCTGCTGGGGATGGTCGTAGATGTGGAGAACCTGTTCATGTCTGTTCACAAGGAGGAGGACACGGACACCAAGCAGGTGTATTTCTACCTCTTCAAGGTGAGCTTCCTCCGGATGAGAGAGTGTGTGTGAAATGAGGCGAGGGGGTTCTGCAGCTCTGAGCTCTGCTGACCCGtactcccccttcccctccctccagctCCTGCGGAAATGCATCCTGCAGATGACCCGGCCTGTGGTGGAGGGCTCCCTGGGCAGCCCTCCATTTGAGAAGCCTAATATTGAGCAGGTAGCATGGAGAAAGTGGTAAGAGGAGAATGGGAGGGGTGACAGCTTGGAGGAGTGGGGAGCCTGTGCTCTGCATGCTTCTCCAACTGAGTACAGGGAAGAGgttcagagaagaaaggagattTTGTGCTAATCTCAGGGCTGAGGGGTGGGCATAATTTCTCTTTGCAGAAAGCCCCAGAGTGAAAGGAGAGCCTTGTCCCTGCCCTCGGGGAGCACCTGCTGGGTGCTCAGGCGGTGTCCCCTGTTTGTTTACCGCCTTCCCAGGGGGTGCTCAACTTTGTGCAGTACAAGTTCAGCCACCTGGCTCCCCGGGAGCGGCAGACGATGTTCGAGCTCTCAAAGATGTTCCTGCTCTGCCTTAACTACTGGAAGCTTGAGACACCTGCCCAGTTTCGGCAGAGGTCCCAGGCTGAGGATGTAGCCACCTACAAGGTCAATTACACCAGGTAGGCCCAGCCAGAGGCAGCCTGGGGGAAAGTGTGTAGGCCCAGTCTAGAGTCCATGGTTTCTCTTTTCACCTGCCGCATCCGTCCCCTGCAGATGGCTCTGTTACTGCCACGTGCCCCAGAGCTGCGATAGCCTCCCCCGTTATGAGACCACCCACGTCTTTGGGCGAAGCCTCCTCCGCTCCATCTTCACCGTTACTCGCCGGCAGCTGCTGGAGAAGTTCCGAGTGGAGAAGGACAAGCTGGTGCCCGAGAAGAGGACCCTGATCCTCACTCACTTCCCCAAGTAAGGCTTGTTCTGGCCCATCAGGATTCTGCACCTTTGCTGTTATTC
Protein-coding sequences here:
- the RAB5C gene encoding ras-related protein Rab-5C, with product MAGRGGAARPNGPAAGNKICQFKLVLLGESAVGKSSLVLRFVKGQFHEYQESTIGAAFLTQTVCLDDTTVKFEIWDTAGQERYHSLAPMYYRGAQAAIVVYDITNTDTFARAKNWVKELQRQASPNIVIALAGNKADLASKRAVEFQEAQAYADDNSLLFMETSAKTAMNVNEIFMAIAKKLPKNEPQNTAGAPGRNRGVDLQENNPASRSQCCSN
- the HSPB9 gene encoding heat shock protein beta-9, with product MQRGGSSQSNENQVASRRPSVALAEQNQGVTLPVRLLRDASAAAQDDHAEDGFQLKVDAHGFAPEELVVRVDGRSLTVTGHQQLEGNGPDGAGYRMARKVHRELRLPSAVDPASMSCCLTPSGRLCFRGQGPSLPSSEAQTGSSPRLRDQGSKKDTNLV